The following are from one region of the Ignavibacteriota bacterium genome:
- a CDS encoding DUF2179 domain-containing protein — protein sequence MEMNIWLLGAFIFFARIIDVSLGTLRTISIIQGRTKIAFFLAFIETSVWLIVLSEVLPKVVAMPLLGVFYAFGFASGNVVGILVEKRLAMGYINFRIITSKHSKEITTLLRDKGFAVTTFEGEGKDGKVTEIYVATDRKNLPGLIKLVKQIEPDAFYIAEQAGIVSRIRRPTMVPSTGWRGIQKKK from the coding sequence ATGGAAATGAATATCTGGTTATTGGGTGCCTTCATATTTTTTGCAAGGATTATTGATGTTTCTCTTGGCACTCTTAGAACGATCAGCATAATTCAAGGAAGAACAAAGATTGCTTTCTTTCTTGCATTTATAGAAACAAGCGTTTGGTTAATTGTGCTTAGCGAAGTATTACCTAAAGTAGTTGCAATGCCATTGCTCGGAGTTTTTTATGCTTTTGGTTTTGCATCAGGAAATGTTGTTGGGATACTAGTTGAAAAAAGACTTGCAATGGGCTACATCAATTTCAGAATTATTACAAGCAAACACTCAAAAGAAATTACAACATTACTGCGGGATAAAGGTTTTGCAGTTACTACATTTGAAGGCGAAGGCAAAGATGGAAAAGTCACGGAAATTTATGTAGCAACAGACAGAAAAAATTTACCGGGGTTAATTAAACTGGTAAAACAAATTGAACCGGATGCATTTTATATTGCTGAACAAGCTGGAATTGTTAGTAGAATAAGAAGACCTACGATGGTTCCTTCGACAGGTTGGAGAGGAATTCAGAAAAAAAAGTGA
- a CDS encoding TonB-dependent receptor, with product MKNFSILFFVLFLFVINTNAQDEKKGVDTVKYELDQVTISATRYPEKIIEVPYAVTIIPHEDLMNTKGYGLDEVLMRVPGVLAQSRDGNQDVRLVIRGFGARGSGDRSNSGTSRGIRVMLDGIPETVPEGRTSFDNIDLSLSYDIDVIRSNSSSLWGNASGGVINISTIPQFTGSFASLGGMWGSFGLQKYLWRSGATLGMGKLSANYSYTNFDGWREHSSSTRNTANIGLVSPIGDQTNIGIYLLATNNLFHIPGPLTEEQYISNPQQSNPVYKARDERRYNRFIRIGTTFDHKFDAMNEISAMAFVNPKDLDRSERGTYRDFTRYHLGGNLMYTNNYSFSSTVSNKIITGIDEAYQDGAILFYTLSETNGRGDVLKDNKREGANTFGAFFQDAVKVGKDWSFIVGGRWDDITYSAESFMDPEFGEQKKTFSGFTPKAGITYMLSPTHSIYANLGGGIEVPAYNEIDPAGTYGQDTVYLINPLLDPITSTTIEAGTKQVAFMSNTSFLQSLSYDLALYYIIINNDIIPYRGGRFYFTAGETSRMGAEAGVNLFFNYGISMDLSFTYSVNKYLEYTVDSAHYGNPGAFADYGDNDQAGVPDYFYFASIKYAPQFLSGLFLSLNINGTSEYYVDDANTISVPSFNIFGATLGITDQIKLSDHLYINGFITVNNIADEKYVACAFINPDVVNGVPIYIEPGLPRNVVASISLGIE from the coding sequence ATGAAAAATTTTTCTATTCTTTTTTTTGTTCTATTCCTTTTTGTCATTAACACAAATGCACAGGATGAAAAAAAAGGTGTGGACACAGTTAAATATGAGCTGGATCAGGTAACAATTTCTGCTACCCGTTATCCGGAAAAAATTATTGAGGTGCCTTATGCAGTTACAATAATTCCTCACGAAGATCTGATGAACACAAAAGGTTACGGTCTGGATGAAGTATTAATGCGAGTACCTGGAGTTCTCGCTCAATCCAGAGATGGAAATCAGGATGTGAGACTTGTAATCAGAGGATTTGGTGCACGCGGTTCTGGTGACAGATCTAATTCAGGAACTTCACGCGGTATAAGGGTTATGTTAGATGGAATTCCCGAAACGGTACCGGAGGGAAGAACTTCATTCGACAATATTGATCTCAGTCTATCCTATGATATTGATGTAATCAGGTCTAACTCTTCTTCACTTTGGGGCAATGCCAGTGGTGGAGTAATAAACATTTCAACCATTCCTCAATTCACAGGAAGTTTTGCCTCACTCGGTGGAATGTGGGGAAGTTTTGGATTGCAAAAATATCTTTGGCGAAGCGGCGCAACGCTTGGTATGGGTAAACTCTCCGCAAATTATTCATACACAAATTTTGATGGATGGCGTGAGCATTCCAGCAGCACAAGAAATACTGCAAACATCGGACTCGTTTCTCCAATCGGAGATCAGACCAATATTGGAATTTATCTGCTTGCTACAAATAATTTATTTCATATTCCGGGTCCTCTTACAGAAGAGCAATATATATCCAATCCTCAACAATCTAATCCTGTTTATAAAGCTCGGGATGAAAGAAGATATAACAGGTTTATACGTATAGGAACCACATTCGATCACAAGTTTGATGCGATGAACGAAATCTCTGCAATGGCATTTGTTAATCCTAAAGATCTTGATAGATCTGAAAGAGGAACTTACAGAGATTTTACAAGGTATCATTTAGGTGGAAATTTGATGTACACAAATAATTATAGTTTCAGCAGTACGGTCTCAAACAAAATAATTACTGGAATAGATGAAGCATATCAGGATGGAGCAATTTTATTTTATACGCTGTCAGAAACAAATGGCAGAGGAGATGTTTTAAAAGATAATAAACGAGAAGGCGCAAACACATTTGGTGCGTTTTTTCAGGACGCAGTAAAAGTCGGTAAAGATTGGAGCTTTATAGTTGGAGGACGCTGGGACGACATAACTTACTCTGCTGAAAGCTTTATGGATCCAGAATTTGGTGAACAGAAAAAAACTTTCTCCGGGTTTACTCCCAAAGCTGGTATTACATATATGTTATCACCAACTCACAGTATTTATGCAAACCTCGGTGGTGGAATTGAAGTACCTGCTTATAACGAAATTGATCCTGCCGGCACTTATGGACAGGATACAGTTTATTTGATTAACCCGTTGTTGGATCCAATAACATCAACAACAATAGAAGCGGGAACAAAGCAGGTTGCATTCATGAGTAATACTTCATTTTTGCAATCACTGAGCTACGACCTTGCGCTATACTATATTATAATTAATAATGATATCATTCCGTATCGTGGTGGAAGATTTTATTTTACAGCAGGTGAAACAAGCCGGATGGGCGCAGAAGCCGGAGTAAATCTTTTCTTCAATTACGGTATTTCAATGGATCTTTCATTTACATATTCTGTAAATAAATATCTGGAATATACTGTTGACTCTGCTCACTATGGTAATCCGGGTGCCTTTGCAGATTACGGAGACAATGATCAAGCCGGCGTTCCGGATTATTTTTACTTTGCTTCCATCAAATATGCACCGCAATTTTTAAGCGGTTTATTCCTGAGTTTAAACATTAATGGAACCAGTGAATACTATGTGGATGATGCAAACACAATTTCGGTGCCTTCATTTAATATATTCGGAGCCACACTTGGAATCACAGATCAGATCAAACTCAGTGACCATCTTTATATTAATGGATTTATTACTGTAAATAATATTGCAGATGAAAAATATGTTGCTTGTGCGTTTATAAATCCTGATGTTGTCAATGGAGTCCCGATATATATAGAACCCGGTCTGCCAAGAAATGTTGTTGCATCAATTAGTCTTGGAATTGAATAA
- a CDS encoding TonB-dependent receptor, whose translation MKKILLLIFLLTAVVSAQVVTVKDQSTNKSLELVAIYNSDPNRSVITNTNGQADISKIDKSQPVIFRLIGYEKTELSYSKIEENNFVILLKPTAISLDNVVVSSSRWEENKSEVPNTIEMITPRDIEFQNPQTTADMLGMSGNVFIQKSQLGGGSPMIRGFATNRLLIVVDGVRMNTAIFRSGNLQNVISLDANALDHTEVIFGPGSVIYGSDAIGGVMNFHTLTPRLSLGDEVMLNVGVMGRFSSADLEKSGHLHFNIGLNNWGFLTSVTYSDFDDLVMGSNGPDEYLRPTYQTRINGKDTVVVNPDPKKQVPSGYNQVNFLQKILFAPISDWEFEYAFHYSTTSDYPRYDRLLRPRGNTLRSAEWYYGPQKWMMNNLMITNFSGNSIYDLSKLIVAYQNFEESRHDRNLNNDDRTNNTEKVNAFSANLDMIKEINENSNLFYGVEIVLNKVESTGNSENIVTGEITPGPSRYPDGSTWNSYGAYLTYKNKFSPQYIFQAGLRYNYVTLDATFDTTFYPFPFTKAEERNGALTGNAGLVWHPQSDWQINLNLASGFRSPNIDDIGKVFDSEPGSVVIPNPDIEPEYAYNIELGLTKIFSNLAEFSAVGYYTYLDNALVRRDFTLNGMDSIMYNGEMSQVQAIQNAAFATIYGVELGLNLNFLENFNLRSSFSYQKGEEEDDAGNKVPLRHAAPWFGKTEFIFMMNRLEANLYMVYNGEIKNEDLAPSEQEKDYIYAMDESGNPYQPSWYTLNLKISYQLLDNFELYLGVENITDQRYRPYSSGISAAGRNFIGSLRVNI comes from the coding sequence ATGAAAAAAATATTATTACTAATATTTCTGTTGACTGCGGTTGTGTCTGCACAGGTTGTTACAGTAAAAGATCAAAGCACAAACAAATCTTTAGAACTTGTTGCAATATATAATTCGGATCCCAACAGATCAGTTATAACAAATACAAATGGTCAGGCAGATATAAGCAAAATAGATAAATCTCAGCCTGTGATTTTCAGGTTAATCGGATATGAAAAAACTGAATTATCTTATTCAAAAATTGAAGAAAATAATTTCGTAATTCTGCTAAAACCAACAGCTATATCGCTCGATAATGTGGTAGTAAGCTCAAGCAGGTGGGAAGAAAACAAGAGTGAAGTTCCTAATACAATTGAGATGATCACTCCACGGGATATAGAATTTCAGAATCCGCAGACAACAGCCGACATGTTAGGAATGTCCGGGAATGTATTCATCCAAAAAAGTCAGCTTGGTGGAGGAAGCCCAATGATCAGAGGTTTCGCAACAAACAGGTTGCTAATTGTTGTTGATGGTGTAAGGATGAATACAGCTATTTTCAGAAGCGGTAACTTACAAAATGTAATTTCACTCGATGCAAACGCTCTTGATCACACAGAAGTTATTTTCGGTCCCGGATCGGTCATTTATGGAAGTGATGCGATTGGCGGTGTAATGAATTTTCATACTTTAACTCCAAGACTTTCTTTGGGTGATGAAGTTATGTTAAATGTTGGCGTGATGGGAAGATTTTCATCAGCAGATCTTGAAAAATCAGGTCATTTACATTTTAATATAGGATTAAACAATTGGGGTTTTCTTACCAGTGTTACTTATTCTGATTTTGATGATCTGGTTATGGGATCAAATGGTCCTGATGAATATCTGAGACCAACTTATCAAACCAGAATTAATGGTAAAGACACTGTTGTGGTTAACCCGGATCCTAAAAAGCAGGTTCCTTCCGGTTACAACCAGGTAAACTTTCTTCAGAAAATTTTATTCGCTCCGATTAGTGACTGGGAATTTGAATATGCATTTCATTATTCAACTACTTCGGATTATCCCCGATATGATAGACTTCTTCGACCGAGAGGAAATACATTACGTTCAGCAGAATGGTACTATGGTCCTCAAAAATGGATGATGAATAATTTAATGATCACGAATTTTTCCGGTAATTCGATATATGATTTATCCAAACTGATAGTAGCTTATCAGAATTTTGAAGAAAGCAGACATGATCGAAATCTTAATAATGATGATAGAACAAACAATACAGAAAAGGTAAATGCTTTTTCTGCAAATCTGGATATGATTAAAGAAATAAACGAGAACTCAAATCTTTTTTACGGTGTTGAAATAGTTCTGAATAAAGTTGAATCAACAGGCAACTCAGAAAATATAGTTACCGGCGAAATTACGCCCGGACCTTCAAGATATCCTGATGGTTCAACCTGGAATTCATACGGTGCTTATTTAACCTATAAAAATAAATTTAGTCCGCAATATATTTTCCAGGCAGGGCTGCGTTATAATTACGTTACTTTGGATGCAACATTCGACACAACTTTTTATCCATTCCCATTTACAAAAGCAGAAGAAAGAAATGGTGCGCTAACCGGTAATGCAGGATTGGTTTGGCATCCTCAGAGTGATTGGCAGATAAACTTAAACCTTGCATCAGGTTTCAGATCTCCAAATATTGATGACATTGGAAAAGTATTTGATTCTGAACCCGGATCAGTAGTTATACCCAATCCGGATATTGAGCCTGAGTATGCATACAATATTGAACTCGGGTTGACAAAAATATTTTCAAATTTAGCTGAGTTTAGTGCTGTCGGATACTACACATACCTTGATAACGCATTAGTAAGAAGAGACTTTACGCTTAATGGAATGGATAGTATTATGTATAACGGTGAAATGAGCCAGGTGCAGGCAATTCAGAACGCAGCATTCGCAACTATCTACGGTGTAGAGCTAGGCTTGAATTTAAATTTCCTTGAGAATTTTAATTTAAGAAGCAGCTTCAGTTATCAGAAAGGTGAAGAAGAAGACGATGCAGGCAACAAAGTTCCTTTGAGACATGCAGCTCCCTGGTTTGGTAAGACTGAATTTATTTTTATGATGAACCGATTGGAAGCTAATCTCTATATGGTTTACAATGGTGAAATTAAAAACGAAGACCTGGCACCAAGCGAACAAGAAAAAGATTATATATATGCAATGGACGAAAGCGGTAATCCATATCAACCTTCCTGGTATACTTTAAACCTGAAGATTAGTTATCAACTGCTTGATAATTTTGAGTTATATCTGGGTGTTGAAAATATAACGGATCAAAGATACAGACCGTACTCATCAGGAATTTCAGCAGCAGGAAGAAATTTTATCGGATCCCTGCGGGTAAATATTTAG
- a CDS encoding TonB-dependent receptor produces the protein MKSFLIYLVIVFSTQILAQEIESKEERVDSLEYGMDEISVVGTRTKEKIIDIPYSVFSVDKKELKYGKKVSARDVLVDVPGLFIQNMYGNHDLRISIRGFGTRSSTGVRGIRILYDGIPESDPDGETVTDAIDFTSLGGVEVAKGNLSSLYANAPGGVVDFRTDLYFPENFVTTANQFGKYGYRQNGIKFGIKDNDQRIFVSYYYRNIDGYRQHSAEYQNLVNAVYEGYLGKRSSITVLGNYVNGLIQTPGSLTQEEYDANPFAAAPLSISQDTRKINKKGRMAFKYTTGFGGPDENEIQIMGYGTQKEFQKVDNEYFTLSARHSLGALLSYTNRTTLLGRRNVFTCGMEYANESGPVNQFENIGGNRGISVLKEHDQGINNLGFYFLEHLNLIEQKFDLFISSRYDISKFSSDIYIPYGYVDSARVFKGFTPKIGLNYKIIPTVALYTSYGLGYDFPALYEMQNYTFSSNPMYSLNPDIEVQKSYNFEFGIKGNLMNEESDFMKKVVFDVAFFYYKITDEIVPFTINQTSYYRNAAKTNRIGVEGGIKTEPFEHFDMIVNYTYTNFKYDEFEALNYTPQGTVTADYSGNKEPSIPTSILNFILEYKLELSESMTGLLLWDCDYISDMYVDDANSTINKGYFFGNIMAGLTYNTEEYGAIIFLSSNNIFDKTYSGYININDYYGRYYNAGEPRNISLGLNLSYKF, from the coding sequence ATGAAATCATTTCTAATTTACCTTGTAATTGTTTTTTCTACCCAAATATTAGCTCAGGAAATAGAAAGTAAAGAAGAGAGAGTTGATTCATTAGAATACGGAATGGATGAAATTTCTGTGGTGGGTACCAGAACAAAAGAAAAGATTATAGATATTCCATATTCTGTTTTCAGCGTTGACAAAAAAGAACTTAAATATGGTAAAAAAGTCAGTGCCAGAGATGTACTTGTGGATGTTCCGGGGTTGTTTATTCAAAACATGTATGGCAACCACGATTTAAGAATTTCAATAAGAGGATTTGGAACCCGATCAAGTACTGGGGTACGTGGTATTCGAATTCTCTACGATGGAATCCCCGAATCAGATCCTGATGGTGAAACAGTTACAGATGCAATTGATTTTACTTCGCTCGGCGGAGTTGAAGTTGCAAAAGGGAATCTTTCATCATTGTACGCGAATGCACCGGGTGGCGTTGTTGATTTCAGGACGGATCTTTATTTCCCCGAAAATTTTGTTACTACAGCAAATCAGTTTGGAAAATATGGTTACCGGCAGAATGGAATCAAGTTTGGAATAAAAGATAATGATCAACGAATTTTTGTTTCCTATTATTATCGTAACATTGATGGTTATCGCCAGCATAGTGCAGAGTATCAGAATCTGGTTAATGCTGTGTATGAAGGTTATCTTGGGAAAAGATCGAGTATTACGGTGCTGGGAAATTATGTAAACGGACTCATCCAAACTCCGGGGTCATTAACGCAGGAAGAGTATGATGCCAATCCTTTTGCAGCGGCACCATTATCAATTTCTCAGGATACGAGAAAGATAAATAAGAAGGGAAGAATGGCTTTTAAATATACAACTGGTTTCGGAGGTCCGGATGAGAATGAAATACAAATTATGGGTTATGGTACACAAAAGGAATTTCAAAAAGTTGATAATGAATACTTTACTTTATCAGCACGGCATTCACTCGGCGCACTTTTAAGTTATACTAACCGCACAACATTATTGGGTCGTCGGAATGTTTTTACCTGCGGGATGGAATACGCAAATGAATCGGGTCCGGTTAATCAATTTGAAAATATTGGTGGCAACAGAGGAATTTCAGTTTTAAAAGAACATGACCAGGGGATTAACAATCTTGGGTTTTATTTTCTTGAACATTTGAATTTGATTGAACAAAAATTTGATCTTTTTATTTCCAGCAGATATGACATCAGTAAATTTAGCTCTGATATTTATATTCCGTACGGATATGTAGATTCCGCAAGAGTATTCAAAGGATTCACACCAAAGATTGGTTTGAACTACAAAATAATTCCTACAGTTGCGCTTTATACTTCGTATGGCTTGGGTTATGATTTTCCAGCACTCTACGAGATGCAAAATTATACCTTCTCATCAAATCCTATGTATTCATTAAACCCGGATATAGAAGTTCAAAAATCTTATAACTTTGAATTTGGGATAAAAGGGAACCTGATGAATGAAGAATCAGATTTTATGAAAAAAGTAGTCTTCGATGTTGCATTTTTTTATTACAAGATTACAGATGAAATAGTGCCGTTCACTATCAATCAAACATCTTACTATAGAAATGCTGCAAAGACAAACCGTATTGGAGTTGAAGGCGGAATAAAAACAGAACCCTTTGAACATTTTGATATGATAGTCAACTATACATACACCAATTTCAAATATGATGAGTTCGAAGCGCTGAACTATACTCCGCAAGGAACTGTTACAGCAGATTATTCAGGGAACAAGGAACCATCTATACCAACGAGCATTTTGAATTTTATTTTAGAATATAAGTTGGAACTTTCGGAATCTATGACAGGGTTACTGCTTTGGGATTGTGACTACATCTCTGATATGTACGTTGATGATGCGAACTCGACTATCAATAAAGGATATTTTTTTGGCAATATAATGGCAGGACTGACTTACAATACCGAAGAATATGGTGCGATTATTTTTCTGAGTTCAAATAATATTTTCGATAAGACTTATAGCGGCTACATTAATATTAACGACTACTATGGCAGATACTATAACGCTGGAGAGCCCAGAAATATTTCTTTAGGTTTAAATCTCAGTTACAAATTTTAG
- a CDS encoding T9SS type A sorting domain-containing protein, producing the protein MSLNFPKFRIYPSVITQTEPVITTNPVNHNILFAGAVTINFSGGFSSEGVYVSTDGGNTWTGTDTCKGANVYNHGGDPGVVIAESGRFIISHIGAIFPGIYTHYSDNLGLNWSNATVVTDHQTSDKGTIALDYSNESSYKGRIYLAWVDLQINPATVFCSYSINDGVSWSNPQSVNPNPPKRCVGGSITTSSDGTVYICWSGITLSSPFIEDYAGFAKSTNGGVNWAFQQNIFDMNGISGTLSSKGNIRVNGLPQVVVDNSGGERDGWIYIVTTEKNISPAGSDPDIILHRSTDGGMNWSGGIRVNQDPLNNGKIQYFPCIQIDDQGGIDILYYDDRNTTSDSTDIFIARSLDGGNTWGEYSLTNSRFKPKPIVGGASSYQGDHISLLAVDDKLYALWMADYSGLYQVWASIIDMNVLYTGEPGDDSIEKFYLYQNYPNPFNPETTIKFQIAKPGFVQLKIYDLLGNEVANLVDGYKTSGVYSINFMAQDLPSGIYFYKLDSNQYSETKKLVILK; encoded by the coding sequence ATGTCTTTAAATTTTCCCAAATTCAGAATTTACCCAAGCGTAATTACTCAAACCGAGCCGGTGATTACTACAAATCCGGTCAATCACAATATTTTATTTGCTGGTGCTGTTACAATTAATTTTAGCGGAGGATTTTCAAGCGAAGGTGTTTATGTTTCAACAGATGGTGGGAATACATGGACGGGGACTGATACTTGTAAAGGTGCAAATGTTTATAATCATGGCGGCGATCCCGGCGTTGTAATTGCAGAATCCGGTCGATTTATAATTTCACATATTGGGGCAATATTCCCCGGAATTTATACTCACTATTCAGATAATTTAGGCTTGAACTGGTCAAATGCAACTGTTGTTACTGATCATCAGACTAGCGACAAAGGAACAATTGCTCTTGATTACTCGAATGAAAGCTCTTACAAAGGGAGAATATATTTAGCCTGGGTTGATCTGCAAATAAATCCTGCAACTGTTTTTTGTTCATATTCAATCAACGATGGTGTATCCTGGAGTAATCCGCAGAGTGTCAATCCTAACCCTCCTAAAAGATGTGTTGGCGGATCAATTACAACCAGTAGTGATGGTACGGTTTACATTTGCTGGTCGGGTATTACTCTGTCAAGTCCTTTTATTGAAGATTACGCTGGATTTGCAAAATCAACAAATGGTGGAGTTAATTGGGCTTTTCAGCAAAACATTTTTGATATGAATGGAATAAGCGGCACACTTTCCTCTAAAGGGAATATCAGAGTTAATGGATTACCACAAGTAGTCGTTGATAACAGCGGTGGTGAAAGAGATGGCTGGATTTATATAGTTACAACTGAAAAAAATATTTCTCCTGCAGGAAGCGACCCGGATATTATTTTGCACAGATCAACAGATGGCGGGATGAACTGGTCAGGAGGAATCAGAGTTAATCAGGATCCGCTGAACAATGGAAAGATACAATACTTCCCTTGTATTCAGATAGATGATCAGGGAGGAATTGATATACTATATTATGATGACAGGAACACAACCTCAGATTCAACCGATATTTTTATTGCCCGCTCGCTTGATGGTGGCAATACATGGGGAGAGTACTCACTCACTAATTCACGGTTTAAACCAAAACCAATCGTTGGTGGTGCTTCTTCTTATCAGGGTGATCATATCTCGCTGCTCGCAGTAGATGATAAACTTTATGCGCTTTGGATGGCAGATTATTCCGGTTTGTATCAGGTATGGGCTTCAATAATTGATATGAATGTATTATATACCGGGGAACCCGGCGACGACTCGATTGAGAAATTTTATTTATATCAAAATTATCCCAATCCATTTAATCCTGAAACAACAATTAAATTTCAGATTGCAAAGCCAGGATTTGTTCAATTAAAGATTTACGATTTGCTTGGAAACGAAGTAGCTAATTTAGTAGATGGCTATAAAACATCCGGAGTATATAGTATAAATTTTATGGCTCAGGATTTACCGAGCGGAATATATTTTTACAAATTGGATTCAAATCAGTATTCAGAAACAAAAAAACTTGTCATACTTAAATAG
- a CDS encoding TonB-dependent receptor, with translation MFQPKHFFYSIILLSFLSGSFLLFAQQTDVVSDSTNAKVDSLTYSTDDVVVTATRVEKKIIDIPYPVIRLKNTQYKFSKKVSVDDVLENVPGLFLQSRYGNHDVRIAIRGFGSRSNTGIRGVRILLDGIPESEPDGQTRIEAIDFNSIGSIELVKGNSSSLYTNAPGGVINFINDIYFPYSFVTQFNEFGSYDLRRNGLKFGVRTDKYGFLGTYSYHNYKGFRPHSEDYWHIFNTVVDVLPGDKTNLQIFGYFVDGIIKLPGSLTKEEFDDDPYQAAQREIDRDSKRLTTKGRIGLKFNMKFGKNDNQEIEVIPYGTIKYFHRTAATYRIMNRYGLGSSFRYINRHIISGLDNEFSIGGDLLYQAGPVEEYDNIGGQKGDQLLFLTDEIQGNNGVYFSDFLELYGKRFYLLITGRYDNVYFQNDDMLLSSRSAFRRFEAFTPKAALNFKLTPSVALYTSYGLSFDSPAGNEMDNYPTSSDPSINLNPDLNAQKSQNFEIGIKGNIRSFDEQLFNNVIFEATFFNILIEDEIIPFEVYGDVFFRNAAKTTRNGIEVGGSVDIFSRLNLQASYTFSDFTYDEYIALTIDENLDTTSQNFASNYAPSVPQHNLFFAASYNQEFARGITGFIRGSVRYVSGMYVDDANSDKTDDYTTFNAGIGLDMVFGKFNLLLSGGVNNISDLVYVGFVNINSSNGRYYEAGEPRNFYGGINLGYAFN, from the coding sequence ATGTTTCAACCAAAACACTTTTTTTATTCAATTATTCTTCTTTCTTTTTTGAGCGGCAGTTTTTTGCTGTTTGCACAGCAGACGGATGTTGTGAGTGATTCAACAAATGCAAAGGTTGATTCACTTACTTATTCAACAGACGATGTTGTGGTTACTGCTACTCGTGTAGAAAAGAAAATAATTGATATCCCGTATCCGGTAATCAGGTTAAAGAATACTCAGTACAAGTTTTCCAAGAAAGTATCAGTAGATGATGTTCTGGAAAATGTTCCGGGCTTGTTTCTTCAGTCACGGTATGGGAATCATGATGTCAGAATTGCTATAAGAGGATTCGGCAGCAGGTCAAATACCGGAATAAGAGGCGTGAGAATTCTGCTCGATGGAATACCGGAATCAGAACCCGATGGTCAGACAAGAATAGAAGCCATCGATTTCAACTCAATAGGAAGCATTGAACTTGTTAAAGGAAATTCTTCCTCTCTTTACACAAACGCACCAGGCGGTGTAATAAATTTCATAAACGATATTTATTTTCCATATTCATTCGTTACACAATTCAATGAGTTCGGTTCTTATGATTTAAGAAGGAACGGATTAAAATTTGGAGTAAGAACTGATAAGTATGGTTTTCTCGGAACGTACAGCTATCACAACTATAAAGGATTCAGACCACATAGTGAAGATTACTGGCATATTTTCAACACAGTTGTGGATGTTCTTCCGGGAGATAAAACTAATTTGCAGATCTTCGGATATTTTGTTGATGGAATAATAAAACTTCCTGGCTCCTTAACTAAAGAAGAATTTGACGATGATCCATATCAGGCAGCTCAAAGAGAAATTGACCGTGATTCAAAACGATTAACTACTAAAGGTCGTATCGGATTAAAGTTTAATATGAAATTTGGTAAGAACGATAACCAGGAAATAGAAGTAATTCCGTATGGAACTATAAAATATTTCCATCGTACTGCAGCCACCTACAGAATTATGAACCGGTACGGATTAGGTTCTTCTTTCAGATACATCAACAGACATATCATCAGTGGATTGGACAATGAATTTTCGATTGGTGGAGATCTGCTCTATCAAGCCGGACCAGTTGAAGAATATGATAACATCGGTGGTCAAAAAGGCGATCAGCTTCTTTTCCTAACCGATGAAATACAAGGTAATAACGGTGTTTATTTTTCGGACTTTCTTGAGCTGTATGGGAAAAGATTTTATTTACTAATCACAGGCAGGTATGACAATGTGTATTTTCAAAATGATGATATGCTGCTAAGCAGTCGAAGTGCTTTCAGAAGATTTGAAGCATTTACTCCTAAAGCAGCGCTTAACTTTAAACTAACACCAAGCGTTGCACTGTACACATCTTATGGATTAAGCTTTGATTCTCCTGCCGGAAATGAGATGGACAATTATCCAACCAGTTCAGACCCATCTATCAATTTAAACCCGGATTTGAATGCTCAGAAATCCCAGAACTTTGAAATAGGAATTAAGGGAAACATACGAAGCTTTGATGAACAACTCTTCAATAATGTTATCTTCGAAGCAACCTTCTTTAATATTCTTATCGAAGATGAAATAATTCCTTTCGAAGTTTATGGAGATGTCTTTTTCCGTAATGCGGCAAAAACTACAAGAAATGGTATTGAGGTTGGTGGAAGCGTTGATATTTTTAGTCGTTTAAATCTGCAAGCTTCATATACTTTCTCAGATTTTACGTACGATGAATATATTGCACTTACTATTGATGAGAACCTTGATACTACTTCGCAAAACTTTGCAAGTAATTATGCACCAAGCGTACCGCAGCATAACTTATTCTTTGCTGCTTCATATAATCAGGAATTCGCTCGTGGTATTACAGGTTTTATTCGCGGCAGTGTAAGATATGTCAGTGGAATGTATGTTGACGATGCAAACTCAGACAAGACTGATGACTACACTACCTTTAACGCTGGAATCGGTCTGGATATGGTATTTGGTAAATTTAATCTACTTCTTTCCGGTGGAGTTAATAATATATCCGATCTCGTTTATGTTGGTTTTGTGAATATCAATTCAAGCAACGGAAGATATTATGAAGCTGGTGAACCGCGTAATTTTTATGGTGGAATAAACCTGGGTTATGCTTTCAATTAA